The Oceanispirochaeta sp. nucleotide sequence GTGATTCCGTCAAAAAAGGCTTCCAGCTTATTCCGGCTTACCGTCAGTTCGCTGTTCAGGTTCTGGAGTCTGAGCTGCTGGTTTTTCAGTCTTTCAAAGGAGATGGCATTTTCCAGGGTCACCGAGCATTGTCCCCTGAGAATTTCCAGGGTGTCCCGTTCCATCTGATTAAAATAGGCTCTCTCTTCTCTCTCACCCAGGAGAATATATCCATTAGTCCGGTTGTTGAATTTCAGGGGGAGAACCAAGCTGGGTTTCAGAGACAGAGCTGTTTCTGACAGAGTGAAATTCAGGGTGGGATAGATCATCTGCTCTAACAGACTCTGACTCCTGTCTGCCATCAGTTTCTCAACAGAATCTTCTCCCTCAGGTTCGAAGGGTACGCTTTGGTTCAAGGTGATTCCCAGACCCTGCCAGCCAAATATCTGATAAGTCCTGGAAGAATAATCCAGAACCAGCATGGCCGACCAGTTCAGGTTGTAGGAAGCACTGATTTTTTTAGTGGTCAGTTCACCCAGAATATTCATATCAACGATGGAGTTCAAACTGTCTGAAAAACTTCGGAGATCCTGAAAGGAGCTTAAGCTCTTACCCAGGAACAGCTTTTCCATGATGGATCGGGTTCCCTTTCGGACGGGCTGGAATATGACTGCCGACAGGATTCCCAGCAGGAGAGAGACGCCAAAGGTCGACTGGATCGTGATGATCTCTTTCGCTAGAGACAGAATCCATAAAACGGCAAAGAAGATGGTACTGCTGATCATGGCCAGTATAAAAAAAAGTATGCCGTTTAAGACCAGGGACGAGTAATTTAAAAGTCTGTAATTATAGATGGAATAGAAAATGAATATTGCGTTGACTGTTGTTCCCATAATGTCGATGGGATACTTGCCCAGAGGCTCATACAAATTCACCAGGACACTCACTAAAAGGATTCCCACACCATAGATGGGATACATCAGTTTACGCTGAAGCATCTTGTTATTGGCCTTGCGTAACTCCGTAGTCAGATGAATCAAGGCGAAAATTAGAAAAAGATAACTCAGGGAGTAGGCCAGGATGGCCCCATCCGCCAGTCTATAATTGAATCCATTTTGGTCAAACCAGGCTTTTTCCACAATTTTACCTGAGAAATTCAAATACAGGAGCAATAAATATATAAAGTAACCCAGGTAGAGGGGCAGGGTCATTTTTCTCTTGCCCGAATTGGTCAAATCCAGAAGGGCATGAAATGTGGTGATGGGGACACCAAGCATCCCTATCATCATAAATCTGTTCCAGAACAGGGGAGTGTAAATCCCTGTGTTGGCATGCATGGCAAAGGACCCGAAGCTCCAGACGGTCATCATAAACATATAAAGATTAAAGGAATGCATGACCTGGTCTTTACGAGCCTGGTTGAGACCAAAGACTGTAAAAATAATATACAGAATACAGCTCATCCCGGGAATCAATGTCGAAATATTCAATACCATGCTGCAGAATGCCCCTCAGATCAAGTCTTCACTCAATGCTTCTATTTATTACTTGTTGATTGATTTTGTGGAATTATATCATTATACCAGTAATATGATATATCTTTTATTTTCAACCTTGGCATTTCTTTGTCTTCTGGTTTCTGATTATTTTCAAATCTCCCAAAAACGTCTTGTGGTCATTCCCTTTTCAATCGCCGGATACGGAGGGATTGTTCTTGTCATAATCGCCATGACCATCAGATACTGGGTCCCGACCGAATCGGTCTCCTTCCTTCTACTCAAATGTTTCCTTGTGTTTCTCAGTCTGGCGGCCCTTGTATATATACTGTTTGTAGAAATTCCTCTTTCACCTCAGATTCAGGAAAGCTCAGAAAGGTTTGTAGTCAACACTGGAACTTACGCACTGGTGAGGCATCCGGCATTTTATCCTTTTATACTGATTCTTGTTTCTTTGTCCTTCCTTGCCTGGGACAGGGCATTTATTCAATATTCCCTCTATTTGATTCTTCTTGATTTTCTACTGATTCTCGTAGAAGATCTATTTGTATTTCCAGGAATTTTTGCGAACTATGATATATATAAAAGCAAAGTTCCTTTTCTGATTCCCAGGAAATTACGAACGTAGGCGGGTTGGGCATGGAAAAAAGCATATTTAACAGAATATTTATCGTTGATGATGACCAGTCTATTCGCAAAGTCCTGCGGATCCAGCTTGAAAACGCTGGTTATAATATTCATATTGCCCAGTCGGGAGAAGAAGCTCTCCAAGTGCTGCAAAATAATCTATTCAAACCTGACTGCATTCTTTCCGACATCAGGATGCCTGGTATGAGCGGTCTTGATCTACTTCCTCTGTTCAAAGAGAAACTGCCTCTTGTCCCAGTCATCATGCTCACGGCACATACCGATCTTGACACAGGTCTTTCCGCCATGAGGCTCGGTTCCTTCGATTACATCACAAAACCAGTGAGAAAACAGGAACTTCTTGAAACCATTAAAAAGGCACTTCAGTACAGGGCTGTCTTATTTGAAAATGAACGCTTAACCAGGGAAAGCAAACAATACCAGGAGACTCTGGAGCAAAGTGTGCGAGACAGGACAAAAGAACTGTTTAAGGCATACCAGACCCTCAAGGATACAAACCTGGCCACAGTCCGGGTCCTGGCGGAAACAATCGAAGCCAAAGACCCCTATACCCGGGGTCATTGCAACAGGGTCAGATTGTTCTCCAGAGAAACGGCTCTGCATTACGGTCTGGAATCAGAAAAGATTGAGATTCTGGAATATGGTGCCCTTCTTCATGACATTGGAAAAATCGGCATACCCGAGAGTCTGCTTCATAAACAGAGACCACTGAATCACGATGAGAAATTTGCTTTCGAAGAGCATCCGACCATCGGTGAGAACATACTTAAATTGGTTGACTTCTTTACCCCCTGCCTCGACATTGTCAGGCATCACCATGAGTGGTTCGATGGAACGGGATACCCCGACAGGATCAAAGGACCAGAAACTGAGTTCCTTACAAAGATTGTTCAGGTCACCGATGCTTATGACGCTATGACTTCAAACAGACCCTACAGATCGGCCCTGCCGGTAGAATCGGCTCTGGACGAGCTGAAACAGGGGAGGGGAATACAGTTTGATCCTGAGATTGTGGATCTATTTGTCGATGAAAAAATTTATCTGATTTGTCTCGAGGCCGTTTAATCTACTCATCCATGGCTTCTATTCTTAGAATCCCTACTTTGTTCAATATCACACAATAATGGTTCAATTCTTCCAGTTCCTGGTTTACATTGTTTTTCAGACTCATGACAAGATGGATTTTGTATACTCTATTCCCTTTAATCTTAATTTTTTTCATATTTTCAAGATGATAAAAAATATCCTTCGGGTCATCCATTTCCTTAAGCCAGTCATCAATATTCAAACGTATAATTTCGGTGACACTATTCAGACGGGAATGGTTCTTCATCAGCTTTCTGGCATTCAGGCGTATAGTTCGTTTATAGAAAATGACATCTTCTTCCGGAAGAATGGAGCGGAAGGGATTCTGCCTGATGTAACGGGAACTGAAGATGTTGTCCGGGATGGTTGATGCTTTTTCAAATCTGGCGATTCCTCTGGAGACACCCACACGTTTTTCCAATGACTGATCAAATAGAATAGATCGTTGATCTGATGTCAGCTGAGGAAGAAGTTTTTTGAATACCTCCCTGAGCATTTCTTTAATACGATCTTTAAATATATAGGCCAATACAATGATCAGTATCCATGGTGTGCTGTTGGGGATAAATATTTTTCCGGCTAGTATTGTTATCAATACTGCAAAGATCATAGCAACACCAGCTGCAATCCCTGCCAGAATATGTCCTACTCTCAAAGGAGCTCTGCTGTCTTCGTTTGTCATATACATGGCCGATTGTGACCACTTTTTAAGAAAACTTTCCCTATAGGCCAGTCTTTCACCTGAGTGAGTATCCTCTTTATTGTTCAGATACTGATAATCCATCCGGGTTCTGTATTCAGTCTCGCTCATCGTGATTTTCTCGTAGGCTTTGAGAAGATGTTCTGATGATTCCATCACTTGTGTATGGGAAAATAGACTATTGAG carries:
- a CDS encoding HD domain-containing phosphohydrolase, which codes for MEKSIFNRIFIVDDDQSIRKVLRIQLENAGYNIHIAQSGEEALQVLQNNLFKPDCILSDIRMPGMSGLDLLPLFKEKLPLVPVIMLTAHTDLDTGLSAMRLGSFDYITKPVRKQELLETIKKALQYRAVLFENERLTRESKQYQETLEQSVRDRTKELFKAYQTLKDTNLATVRVLAETIEAKDPYTRGHCNRVRLFSRETALHYGLESEKIEILEYGALLHDIGKIGIPESLLHKQRPLNHDEKFAFEEHPTIGENILKLVDFFTPCLDIVRHHHEWFDGTGYPDRIKGPETEFLTKIVQVTDAYDAMTSNRPYRSALPVESALDELKQGRGIQFDPEIVDLFVDEKIYLICLEAV